Proteins from a genomic interval of Phlebotomus papatasi isolate M1 chromosome 3, Ppap_2.1, whole genome shotgun sequence:
- the LOC129805180 gene encoding meiotic recombination protein W68, with product MSFSIGEEELMNELLNSVCPSLNGTSDTDEFELNVDSKAFLETGSEISDDLDLDISFGTTYLRDLVQETVPERSIGSSEQNFCIFKEVEKYERSLKKSREERKERRRMKFNKMFRPLACSTPLSHDFSLEVDDLKEIEEICQGTTTFNTTAVDTKVEPRHQTPQEILAKNTTTVSVDLLEGINWSIYRRAPSVAPTAATSIAQTDNLRNTIATPILFPSILLNEYSASSSIMATNNFFSQPEPESTSKNDGIVKKIENIVESLVEDLCCGNTLALQIKDNCQSNTEMINEVLKIKPNERANFKMISLYNRRSANNFGVIILLLGEVYKNLMTNSGSSKREIFYRHTKMVKNSSFLHGAILDMCLLLDITPWDAGITATSKGLVCGPLRIIMDSNDVIDCNAIFEGTGLPHNFTAMSKFETTAKFVLVVEKDTVFERLLRDDIFSRISTPFILVTGKGVPDTCTRIFLKKIWDYLALPIKVLVDADPYGIDIMLMYKHGSRKMCQQADYLAVPSIKWIGLHPSDLKIKQITTLKLTSSDQKRLNDILSRHYLTPSVAEELRILRENGVKAEIEGLYTLSDNYIIDEYLIDKITYDSGI from the exons ATGTCCTTTTCAATTGGGGAAGAAGAATTGATGAATGAATTACTGAATAGTGTTTGTCCTTCTCTAAATGGGACTTCAGATACCGACGAATTTGAACTAAATGTAGATTCCAAAGCATTTTTAGAGACTGGAAGTGAAATTAGTGATGATTTAGATTTGGACATAAGCTTTGGCACAACGTATTTGAGAGATTTGGTTCAAGAGACTGTTCCCGAAAGATCAATTGGGTCTTCGGAGcagaatttttgcattttcaaaGAAGTTGAGAAGTACGAGAGATCTCTGAAGAAAAGTCGCGAAGAAAGGAAAGAGAGAAGGAGGATGAAGTTTAATAAGATGTTCAGACCACTGGCCTGTTCTACGCCTCTATCCCATGATTTTTCCTTGGAAGTGGATGATCTCAAAGagattgaagaaatttgtcaaggTACTACAACATTCAACACTACGGCAGTGGACACAAAAGTTGAACCAAGACATCAGACGCCACAGGAGATTTTGGCAAAGAATACTACCACAGTAAGTGTGGATTTACTCGAAGGGATTAATTGGAGCATTTATAGGAGAGCTCCATCTGTTGCTCCAACTGCTGCAACATCTATTGCGCAGACTGACAACTTAAGGAATACCATTGCTACTCCTATCCTTTTTCCCAGTATTCTTCTCAATGAATACTCGGCCAGTAGTTCAATTATGGCAACTAACAATTTTTTCAGCCAACCAGAACCAGAAAGTACATCTAAAAATGATGGAATTGTTAAGAAAATCGAGAATATTGTGGAATCGCTTGTGGAAGATCTTTGCTGTGGAAATACTCTTGCTCTACAAATTAAGGATAACTGCCAATCTAATACAGAAATGATTAATGAAGT GTTGAAAATAAAACCAAATGAAAGAGCcaattttaaaatgatcagTTTGTACAATAGACGCAGTGCAAATAATTTTGGTGTGATTATACTCCTACTTGGAGAAGTGTACAAAAATCTCATGACAAACAGTGGGAGTAGTAAGAGAGAGATTTTCTATCGACACAcgaaaatggtgaaaaattctTCTTTTCTACATGGGGCAATTTTAGACATGTGCTTATTGCTCGATATTACACCTTGGGATGCCGGAATTACGGCGACTTCTAAAGGTCTCGTGTGTGGTCCTCTTCGGATTATAATGGACTCGAATGATGTGATTGATTGCAATGCAATCTTTGAGGGAACAGGCCTTCCCCACAATTTCACTGCTATGTCGAAATTTGAAACGACTGCCAAGTTTGTTCTGGTCGTTGAGAAAGATACGGTGTTTGAGAGACTTCTCAGGGATGATATATTCAGCCGAATTAGTACTCCGTTCATTCTAGTCACCGGGAAGGGAGTACCGGATACATGTACTCGtatctttttgaagaaaatctggGATTACTTGGCACTGCCGATTAAGGTTCTCGTTGATGCTGATCCCTACGGAATAGACATTATGCTTATGTACAAACATGGCTCTAGGAAAATGTGTCAGCAAGCTGATTATCTTGCAGTACCCAGCATCAAATGGATTGGACTGCATCCGTCTGATTTGAAGATTAAACAAATAACAACGCTCAAGTTGACTTCATCTGATCAGAAGAGGTTAAATGATATTCTCAGTAGACATTACCTAACTCCTTCTGTCGCTGAAGAGCTCAGGATCCTTCGTGAAAATGGAGTAAAGGCAGAAATTGAAGGACTGTATACTCTATCTGACAACTACATCATTGACGAGTACCTTATTGACAAGATAACTTACGATTCGGGAATctga